One genomic window of Thermococcus indicus includes the following:
- a CDS encoding toprim domain-containing protein: protein MAIVDVRILVEGASDVEVVSKALQGLALGSEYNITISAIIPTTNVEIAKSAAAGADLLIIATDADRVGRDLAERLFSELGEMVGHVERMKLPLGHDLEHVDVELVRKELKNTLVRAGLKTLQLLPGYVELRKQLLDVKGQHDLLAQEYENLEKEHGELQEKYEELHAEYVRVRNENEGLRELLEKKSRPLRIDDAWKSLFPAEPVPDENVIALAVEKLGLAGKVIVGQGYIFAEEKELVEELLKTVYLSLSIKEELPKPPKPPVEEPPKTSEPKRSEPKVIENAEVKPEDIEGLLKGL, encoded by the coding sequence ATGGCCATAGTCGATGTTAGAATCCTCGTGGAAGGTGCGAGCGACGTTGAGGTTGTAAGTAAGGCCCTTCAGGGCTTGGCTCTGGGAAGCGAGTACAACATCACGATTTCCGCGATAATCCCGACGACCAACGTTGAGATAGCGAAGAGTGCCGCCGCGGGCGCTGACCTCCTCATCATAGCGACCGACGCCGACAGGGTCGGAAGGGACCTGGCCGAGAGGCTCTTCAGCGAGCTGGGGGAGATGGTCGGGCACGTTGAAAGGATGAAGCTCCCCCTCGGTCACGACCTGGAGCACGTCGACGTCGAGCTCGTCAGGAAGGAGCTCAAGAACACCCTCGTCCGCGCAGGGTTGAAGACCCTCCAGCTTCTCCCTGGGTATGTGGAGCTGAGGAAACAGCTGCTGGATGTGAAGGGACAGCACGACCTGCTGGCTCAGGAATACGAGAACCTTGAAAAGGAGCATGGGGAACTCCAGGAAAAGTACGAGGAGCTTCACGCCGAATACGTTAGGGTTAGAAACGAGAACGAGGGATTGAGGGAACTGCTGGAGAAAAAGAGCAGACCCCTCAGAATAGATGATGCCTGGAAGTCCCTCTTCCCTGCGGAGCCTGTGCCGGATGAAAATGTCATAGCCCTGGCCGTAGAGAAGCTCGGTCTGGCTGGTAAGGTGATAGTCGGGCAGGGCTACATCTTCGCCGAAGAGAAGGAGCTCGTGGAGGAGCTGCTGAAGACGGTCTACCTGAGCCTGAGTATAAAGGAGGAGCTTCCCAAGCCGCCCAAGCCACCGGTTGAAGAGCCACCGAAAACCTCCGAGCCCAAGCGAAGCGAGCCTAAAGTGATTGAGAACGCCGAGGTAAAGCCCGAGGACATCGAGGGACTCCTGAAGGGGCTGTGA
- a CDS encoding glycosyltransferase, whose product MELFAETVELLMSILRLIWLFSAAVIYPVFLYYIALTIAGLRYNSKFKEPEIPDGLPSVTILIPARNEGLVIRDTLLAMANLDYPKDKLEVLLLDDGSTDDTLGIAEEVAKEYPFIRVIRVEGGGRGKSYVLNYGLRLARGEVIAVYDADNRPEPGALKALVAMLSDETPAVTGKVRTINWDRNVLTRFICMEYLYFQLAGQSGKSRLYKTAVLPGTNFVIRKDLLEELGGWDEEALAEDLELSFRIIALRKRIAYNPLAVTWEQEPESWRVWFRQRTRWAAGNVYTVREHIKRFHEIPGWGLRFDLLLTLMVYYLLAIAVIVADVAFVLLVLTSSGTTWFTSFVLSFVYVSFLLEIFAGLYDGKIRSVGCWLLAPLMYYTYSQIWIFISLAGLWEAGKAKKVWYKTPRTAV is encoded by the coding sequence ATGGAACTGTTTGCTGAGACCGTTGAGCTCTTGATGTCAATTCTTCGCCTCATCTGGCTGTTCTCAGCCGCGGTTATCTACCCGGTGTTCCTCTACTACATAGCCCTGACGATAGCAGGGTTGAGATACAACTCAAAGTTTAAGGAGCCCGAGATTCCGGACGGGCTTCCCTCCGTCACCATCCTCATCCCGGCAAGGAACGAGGGGCTCGTCATAAGGGACACCCTCCTTGCGATGGCAAACCTCGACTATCCCAAGGACAAGCTGGAGGTTCTTCTCCTCGATGATGGCTCCACGGACGACACGCTGGGGATAGCCGAGGAGGTTGCGAAGGAGTACCCTTTCATCAGAGTAATCCGCGTTGAGGGCGGCGGCAGGGGAAAGAGCTACGTCCTGAACTACGGCTTAAGGCTGGCCAGGGGGGAGGTCATAGCGGTCTACGACGCGGACAACAGACCAGAGCCCGGGGCGCTCAAGGCTCTGGTGGCGATGCTGAGCGATGAGACACCCGCGGTTACCGGAAAGGTCCGGACGATAAACTGGGACAGGAACGTCCTCACGCGGTTCATATGCATGGAGTACCTCTACTTCCAGCTGGCCGGCCAGAGCGGAAAGAGCAGGCTCTACAAAACCGCGGTGCTCCCAGGGACCAACTTCGTAATCAGAAAAGACCTGCTCGAAGAGCTCGGCGGCTGGGACGAGGAAGCGCTTGCAGAGGATCTGGAGCTGTCATTCAGGATAATTGCCCTTAGAAAGAGGATAGCCTACAACCCACTCGCCGTCACCTGGGAGCAGGAGCCCGAGAGCTGGCGCGTGTGGTTTAGGCAGAGAACCAGGTGGGCGGCCGGGAACGTCTACACCGTGAGGGAGCACATAAAGAGGTTCCACGAGATTCCAGGCTGGGGCCTGCGCTTTGACCTGCTTCTCACTCTGATGGTGTACTATCTCCTGGCGATAGCGGTCATAGTGGCTGACGTGGCTTTTGTGCTCCTGGTTCTGACTTCGAGCGGTACCACCTGGTTCACCAGCTTCGTTCTGAGCTTCGTTTACGTATCATTCCTGCTGGAGATATTCGCCGGCCTCTACGACGGAAAGATAAGGAGCGTTGGCTGCTGGCTCCTCGCGCCGCTCATGTACTACACCTACTCCCAGATATGGATATTCATTTCGCTAGCCGGCCTGTGGGAGGCTGGAAAAGCCAAGAAGGTATGGTACAAGACCCCGCGGACGGCGGTTTAG
- the sfsA gene encoding DNA/RNA nuclease SfsA → MHVLFKLKVIPCTFLKRLNRFVALVEVGGEERRALVTNTGRLEEFMVPGRKAFCTPKTGGKTDFVLVAFEDLDGRGAVIDTRTQARAFERAVELDMVPWLKDCRIKRKEIRVGKSRLDYLFECPEGEVYAEMKSAVLRGGRKGEYAMYPDCPSLRGQKHIEELIELAKAGNRAMIFFIGAMPAVEKFRPYEKGDPEIARLLREAQKAGVEIHALSISLLPDGRVVLERPSLGIEL, encoded by the coding sequence ATGCACGTCCTGTTCAAGCTCAAGGTCATCCCGTGTACCTTCCTCAAAAGGCTCAACCGCTTCGTGGCGCTGGTTGAGGTTGGCGGTGAGGAGAGAAGGGCCTTAGTGACCAACACAGGTCGCTTGGAGGAGTTCATGGTTCCGGGTAGGAAGGCCTTCTGCACGCCCAAGACCGGCGGAAAGACGGACTTCGTTCTGGTCGCCTTTGAGGACCTGGACGGAAGGGGGGCGGTGATAGACACCCGAACCCAGGCCAGGGCCTTTGAGAGGGCAGTCGAGCTCGATATGGTCCCCTGGCTGAAGGACTGCAGGATAAAGCGGAAGGAAATCCGCGTCGGCAAGTCGCGCCTCGATTACCTCTTTGAGTGCCCGGAGGGCGAGGTCTACGCCGAGATGAAGAGCGCCGTCCTGCGCGGGGGAAGGAAGGGCGAGTACGCGATGTATCCGGACTGCCCGAGCTTGAGGGGACAGAAGCACATTGAGGAGCTGATCGAACTTGCGAAAGCCGGGAATAGGGCTATGATTTTCTTCATCGGCGCGATGCCTGCCGTTGAGAAGTTCAGGCCGTACGAGAAAGGGGATCCGGAGATAGCGAGGCTCCTTAGGGAGGCACAAAAAGCCGGCGTTGAAATCCACGCGCTCAGCATCTCTCTCCTGCCCGATGGGAGGGTCGTTCTTGAGAGGCCGAGTCTGGGGATAGAGCTCTAA
- a CDS encoding ATP-binding protein has product MERRGLVREFFKREGVDYLDFFIPVKSEKLILEDFSRELRAKLRYSPRFETFSEMFEYLEVADVEAVFFDEFQNVLRVNPAIAFDLQRFIDRNRDKPLLIILSGSYLGMMRKLLTSRKAPLYGRSTLFIELQPLRPRWVFEMLKDLGITEPVQQVEFYGIFGGIPKYYELLEVFEAGNPPDLIVDAVRYSTLLTAEGEGLLIDEFGKAYRTYFSILDAIASGKNRLVEIANAVGMKPGSITKYLEALEDYYGIITRERPLLGGRRSRYVISDYFLNFWFSLIEPNRRQVEAGDFNAFRRNLEGKFPEFFGRVFERVVLDLLHDLNGELITFDSIGPHWGRNYEIDLVAINREENIATFIETKWKTNVDGPREIGRLIAKAQNAPWRGEKRYLLIARGFRRECADCITIDGVLEHLKP; this is encoded by the coding sequence TTGGAAAGACGAGGGCTGGTCAGGGAGTTTTTCAAAAGGGAGGGCGTTGATTATCTCGACTTCTTCATTCCAGTCAAAAGCGAAAAGCTCATCCTTGAGGACTTCTCTAGGGAGCTCAGGGCAAAGTTGAGGTATTCTCCGCGGTTTGAGACCTTCTCCGAGATGTTTGAATACCTGGAAGTGGCCGACGTCGAGGCAGTTTTCTTTGACGAGTTTCAGAACGTTCTCCGGGTAAATCCAGCCATAGCCTTCGACCTCCAGCGCTTCATAGACAGAAACCGGGATAAGCCGCTCCTCATAATTCTATCGGGTTCATACCTTGGAATGATGAGGAAACTGTTGACCTCCAGGAAAGCCCCCCTCTACGGCAGGAGCACTCTCTTCATAGAACTGCAACCCCTGCGTCCAAGATGGGTTTTCGAGATGCTCAAAGATCTTGGAATCACAGAGCCCGTCCAGCAGGTTGAGTTCTATGGTATTTTCGGCGGAATCCCAAAGTACTACGAACTCTTGGAGGTGTTCGAAGCCGGCAATCCTCCGGACCTCATTGTTGATGCGGTTCGGTACTCCACCCTACTTACGGCCGAAGGAGAAGGCCTTCTCATAGACGAGTTCGGTAAGGCGTACAGGACTTATTTCTCCATCCTCGATGCGATAGCCTCCGGAAAGAACAGGCTCGTTGAGATTGCTAACGCCGTGGGGATGAAGCCGGGCAGCATAACGAAGTACCTTGAGGCCCTGGAAGACTACTATGGAATAATAACCCGTGAAAGGCCCCTCCTCGGCGGCAGACGTTCGAGGTACGTAATCAGCGATTACTTCCTGAACTTCTGGTTTAGTTTGATAGAACCGAACCGCAGGCAGGTTGAGGCAGGGGACTTTAATGCCTTCAGAAGAAACCTCGAAGGGAAGTTCCCGGAGTTCTTTGGGAGGGTCTTTGAGAGGGTCGTTCTCGACCTCCTGCACGACCTGAACGGGGAGCTAATTACCTTTGATAGTATCGGCCCTCATTGGGGGAGAAACTACGAGATAGACCTCGTTGCCATCAACAGGGAAGAGAACATCGCCACGTTCATAGAGACGAAATGGAAAACCAACGTCGATGGCCCGAGGGAGATCGGCAGGCTCATCGCCAAGGCCCAAAACGCCCCGTGGAGAGGGGAAAAGCGCTACCTTCTCATAGCAAGGGGCTTTCGCCGGGAGTGTGCCGACTGCATTACCATTGATGGAGTTCTGGAGCACCTAAAACCTTAA
- a CDS encoding M42 family metallopeptidase, with translation MVDYELLKKIIEAPGVSGYEFLGVRDVVIGAFKPYVDEIKVDKLGNVIAHKKGKGPKVMLAGHMDQIGLMVTHIEKNGFLRVAPVGGVDPRTLIAQRFKVWVGPNEFVYGVGGSVPPHIQKPEQRNKAPTWDEVFIDIGAESKEEAEEMGVRIGTVITWDGRLERLGKHRLVSIAHDDRIAVYILVEAARQLAETDADVYFVATVQEEVGLRGAKVSSFGIDPDYGFALDVTIAADVPGTPEHKQISQLGKGVAIKIMDRSVICHPTIVRWMEEIAKKYEIPYQWDILTGGGTDAGAIHLNKAGVPSGGISIPARYIHSNTEVVDERDVDAAVKLTVKVLEEIPELKL, from the coding sequence ATGGTTGACTACGAACTTCTCAAAAAGATTATAGAGGCGCCGGGTGTTTCCGGCTACGAGTTCTTGGGAGTTAGGGACGTTGTTATCGGGGCATTCAAGCCCTACGTCGACGAGATTAAGGTTGACAAGCTCGGCAACGTGATAGCGCACAAGAAGGGCAAGGGCCCGAAGGTCATGCTCGCCGGACACATGGACCAGATCGGCCTCATGGTGACCCACATCGAGAAGAACGGCTTCCTCCGCGTTGCACCGGTTGGCGGTGTTGACCCAAGGACGCTCATCGCCCAGCGCTTCAAGGTCTGGGTCGGCCCGAACGAGTTCGTCTATGGCGTCGGTGGAAGCGTTCCGCCGCACATCCAGAAGCCAGAGCAGAGGAACAAGGCCCCAACCTGGGACGAGGTCTTCATAGACATAGGCGCCGAGAGCAAGGAAGAGGCCGAGGAGATGGGCGTTAGGATAGGCACCGTCATCACCTGGGACGGCAGGCTCGAGAGGCTCGGAAAGCACAGGCTCGTCAGCATCGCCCACGACGACAGGATAGCGGTCTACATCCTCGTCGAGGCCGCGAGACAGCTGGCCGAGACCGATGCAGATGTCTACTTCGTCGCCACCGTCCAGGAGGAGGTCGGTCTCCGCGGTGCGAAGGTCTCGTCCTTCGGCATAGACCCCGACTACGGCTTTGCTTTGGATGTCACCATAGCGGCCGACGTTCCCGGAACACCGGAGCACAAGCAGATAAGCCAGCTCGGAAAGGGCGTCGCGATCAAGATAATGGACCGCTCCGTCATCTGCCACCCGACCATCGTCCGCTGGATGGAAGAGATAGCCAAGAAGTACGAGATTCCCTACCAGTGGGACATCCTCACCGGCGGAGGAACCGACGCGGGAGCGATACACCTCAACAAGGCCGGCGTTCCGAGCGGCGGAATAAGCATTCCAGCTCGCTACATCCACTCCAACACGGAAGTGGTCGATGAGAGGGACGTCGATGCGGCCGTCAAGCTGACCGTCAAGGTTCTCGAGGAGATTCCGGAGCTGAAGCTCTGA
- a CDS encoding helicase C-terminal domain-containing protein, whose translation MTDYFPYENLRPNQRDFIELVSKAVENGENVIIEAPTGFGKTVSVLAGVLPHAKEMGYKVLYLARTHRQMDRVIEELKAIRGKSPVSGVELRSRKDLCLHTYLTQFTSDAYTAMVVCKNLKKLGKCEFYENEKKKKAEFDELVRFFLGEPSHPAEILDYSQTLELCPYDLTKRIAEKADVIVASYLYLLSPTIRENFISSLDVDYSDLIVVFDEAHNLPDQAISALSDKISINTINRAIKEADEYNEHEIANFLSILGRGLEILFQEKLANRDVQETAIQPELVFSHVVEVLGLDTRWLVKTLNDMVAVGDSIREDRIEKGKPPRSYIGRVGEFLLLWLSLIGREDYLFLMSRDRGLSLELVALDPSKALGFIKDVQSAIFMSGTLTPLEAFRDVMGVENARLKKFPRMVKRENAQVLVAKDVSTRGDERSLQVYRKMVDYIVEAAKIIPKNVGVFAASYEVLQGLLSANLQVRLEETGKAVFIEKQGVSSAENDLMVAQFKAHARGNGAVLLGVMGGRNSEGQDYSGDEMNGVVLVGIPYARPTPRVQARIRYFERKFPEKGRYYGYYLPAHRKLVQAAGRVHRSAEEKGSIVVLDYRLLWRGIKKDLPDWMVETVRPVDLGRMRLYLKRFWAT comes from the coding sequence ATGACCGACTACTTTCCATACGAAAACCTGCGACCGAACCAGCGCGATTTCATAGAACTGGTCTCAAAGGCAGTTGAAAACGGAGAGAACGTCATCATCGAGGCACCCACGGGATTCGGAAAGACCGTGAGCGTCCTGGCGGGAGTACTCCCCCACGCCAAGGAAATGGGCTACAAGGTGCTCTACCTGGCCAGAACCCACAGGCAGATGGACAGGGTCATAGAGGAGCTAAAGGCGATAAGGGGGAAGAGCCCCGTTTCCGGCGTTGAGCTCAGGAGCAGGAAGGACCTCTGCCTGCACACGTACCTCACCCAGTTCACGAGCGACGCCTACACCGCCATGGTCGTCTGCAAGAACCTCAAAAAGCTCGGGAAGTGCGAGTTCTACGAGAACGAAAAGAAGAAAAAAGCGGAGTTCGACGAGCTGGTGCGCTTCTTCCTCGGGGAGCCGAGTCACCCCGCGGAGATACTCGACTACTCGCAGACCCTGGAGCTGTGCCCCTACGATTTAACCAAGAGGATAGCGGAGAAGGCGGACGTGATAGTCGCCAGCTACCTCTATCTCCTCAGCCCCACCATACGGGAGAACTTCATAAGCTCGCTCGACGTCGATTACTCTGACCTCATAGTGGTCTTCGACGAGGCCCACAACCTTCCGGATCAGGCGATTTCAGCACTCAGCGATAAAATAAGCATAAACACGATTAACAGGGCAATAAAAGAGGCCGATGAGTACAACGAGCACGAGATAGCAAACTTCCTGAGCATCCTGGGCAGGGGGCTGGAGATACTGTTCCAGGAAAAACTGGCGAACAGGGACGTCCAGGAGACCGCCATCCAGCCAGAGCTGGTGTTCTCTCACGTTGTCGAGGTTCTTGGATTGGACACGAGGTGGCTCGTCAAGACACTCAACGACATGGTGGCGGTCGGGGATTCGATAAGGGAGGACAGGATAGAGAAGGGCAAACCCCCCCGCTCCTACATCGGGCGCGTCGGCGAGTTCCTTCTCCTGTGGCTCTCCCTCATCGGAAGGGAGGACTACCTGTTCCTCATGAGCAGGGACAGGGGGCTGAGCCTCGAGCTCGTTGCCCTTGATCCATCCAAGGCCCTGGGCTTCATAAAGGATGTCCAGAGCGCGATATTCATGTCCGGAACGCTCACCCCGCTTGAGGCCTTCCGCGATGTCATGGGCGTGGAAAACGCCCGCCTGAAGAAGTTCCCGAGGATGGTAAAGCGCGAGAACGCCCAGGTTCTGGTGGCCAAAGACGTCTCGACGAGGGGCGATGAGCGCTCGCTCCAGGTTTACAGGAAGATGGTGGACTACATAGTGGAAGCGGCGAAGATAATCCCAAAGAACGTCGGGGTTTTCGCGGCATCCTACGAGGTTCTCCAGGGTCTTCTATCGGCGAACCTCCAGGTCAGGCTGGAGGAGACGGGAAAAGCAGTCTTCATCGAGAAGCAGGGTGTCTCTTCGGCTGAGAACGACCTCATGGTCGCCCAGTTCAAGGCCCACGCGAGGGGCAACGGGGCGGTACTGCTCGGCGTGATGGGTGGCAGGAACAGCGAGGGGCAGGACTACAGCGGGGACGAAATGAACGGCGTGGTGCTCGTCGGAATCCCTTACGCGAGGCCAACGCCGAGGGTTCAGGCCAGGATAAGGTACTTCGAACGCAAGTTCCCGGAGAAGGGCAGGTACTACGGCTACTACCTGCCGGCCCACAGAAAGCTCGTCCAGGCTGCGGGAAGGGTGCACCGCTCGGCCGAGGAGAAGGGTTCGATAGTGGTCCTCGACTACCGTCTGCTCTGGAGAGGGATAAAGAAAGACCTGCCGGACTGGATGGTGGAAACGGTGAGACCCGTTGATCTGGGAAGAATGCGGCTCTACCTCAAGAGGTTCTGGGCTACCTAA
- a CDS encoding DUF835 domain-containing protein encodes MITYEHVKLAAEVVAFIAVMGAIYSFMALRRVIRDTLGEGVFRALTLGSLLLLLGYGVNVLNDVVSSEFLKILDDVLVALGMGIVMVCSITTRRAIATHVKPHVVFDGTSTISPGPYLVRSMSVDSVLRLLSGKKILGVTRFPEVYLRCGASYIWLSNVGGSNAVSPTALAPLLHAVTTSVDRDTFVILDSVDYLVLHNGEDAVLRFVLHLKDILLTKGAGLVIIASPETLGEKMVTLLEREFRKLPM; translated from the coding sequence ATGATCACTTACGAACATGTGAAACTTGCGGCAGAGGTTGTGGCATTTATTGCGGTGATGGGGGCGATTTACTCCTTCATGGCTTTACGTAGGGTTATCAGAGACACCCTTGGTGAGGGCGTTTTTCGTGCCCTTACCCTTGGAAGCCTGCTACTTCTGCTGGGTTACGGGGTCAATGTGCTTAATGATGTGGTATCCTCGGAGTTTCTGAAGATTCTGGATGATGTCCTGGTTGCCCTCGGCATGGGGATTGTTATGGTTTGCTCCATCACCACGAGGCGGGCGATTGCGACGCACGTCAAACCCCATGTTGTTTTTGACGGCACGTCCACCATCTCGCCCGGGCCGTACCTCGTAAGATCGATGTCTGTTGACTCGGTTTTACGCCTCCTCTCGGGCAAGAAAATTCTCGGCGTTACTCGCTTCCCGGAGGTGTACCTTCGCTGTGGTGCCTCCTACATCTGGCTCAGCAACGTTGGGGGATCGAATGCCGTGTCTCCCACTGCCCTCGCACCGCTCCTCCATGCGGTAACAACGAGCGTTGACAGGGACACCTTTGTTATACTGGACAGTGTGGATTATCTTGTGCTGCACAACGGAGAGGATGCTGTTCTGCGCTTTGTTCTCCATCTGAAGGATATACTGCTGACCAAAGGTGCCGGGCTGGTTATAATCGCTTCCCCCGAGACGCTGGGCGAAAAGATGGTAACCCTGCTTGAGAGGGAGTTCAGAAAGCTCCCCATGTGA
- a CDS encoding DEAD/DEAH box helicase, whose amino-acid sequence MSFERLGLSEATLVAVREKGFETPTDIQREVIPRLLSGDVDIIGQSQTGTGKTAAFALPIIEAIDPKIKAVQAIILTPTRELALQVADEIKSLRGRKRVYVYAVYGGQPIGPQIRALERGTHVVVGTPGRVLDHIRRGTLDLSSVKFFILDEADRMLDMGFIDDIEAIFRETPRKKRVLMFSATMPPEIKRLARRYMGDYEVISVSSDELVPEMVDQEYIEVVPARKLTMLRKILDDTGDFYGIVFCATKRETRELSEKLRRAGYSAEALNGDMSQAARERTFWRFKTKKTRVLVATDVAARGLDVQDINCVVNYSLPMTAEDYVHRIGRTGRMGKKGRAVTFIMPGEFRRLRYIAQTAGVEIRKSELSEEIPREYRERYERESQRNSGSKGYRRNPGHSRSYGRDGRGRRRNYSDGYSHDYRY is encoded by the coding sequence ATGAGTTTTGAAAGATTGGGCTTATCGGAGGCCACGTTAGTGGCGGTTAGAGAGAAGGGTTTTGAGACCCCAACGGACATTCAGAGGGAGGTCATTCCACGTCTTCTATCGGGCGACGTCGATATAATCGGCCAGTCCCAGACCGGGACGGGAAAGACTGCCGCCTTTGCGCTCCCCATAATCGAGGCGATTGATCCGAAGATAAAGGCCGTTCAGGCGATAATATTGACCCCCACGAGGGAGCTCGCCCTCCAGGTGGCTGATGAAATCAAGAGCCTCCGCGGGAGGAAGAGGGTTTACGTTTACGCCGTCTACGGCGGTCAGCCGATAGGGCCGCAGATAAGGGCACTTGAGAGGGGAACCCATGTTGTAGTGGGGACTCCTGGCAGGGTTCTCGACCACATAAGGCGCGGAACCCTCGACCTGAGCTCCGTAAAGTTCTTCATCCTCGATGAGGCCGACAGGATGCTCGACATGGGCTTCATAGATGATATAGAGGCGATTTTCAGGGAGACGCCGAGAAAGAAGCGCGTGCTGATGTTCTCCGCCACGATGCCGCCGGAGATAAAGAGGCTCGCGAGGCGCTACATGGGTGACTATGAAGTCATAAGCGTCAGCAGCGACGAGCTCGTCCCGGAGATGGTGGATCAGGAGTACATAGAGGTCGTTCCGGCGAGGAAGCTCACGATGCTCAGGAAGATACTCGATGACACCGGGGACTTCTACGGCATAGTCTTCTGCGCCACCAAGAGGGAAACCCGGGAGCTGAGTGAGAAGCTCAGGAGGGCCGGCTACAGCGCCGAGGCACTCAACGGCGACATGAGCCAGGCCGCGCGCGAGAGAACCTTCTGGCGCTTCAAGACCAAAAAAACCAGGGTTCTCGTTGCGACGGACGTCGCCGCCAGGGGCCTCGACGTGCAGGACATAAACTGCGTCGTGAACTACTCCCTGCCCATGACGGCCGAGGACTACGTCCACAGGATAGGCAGAACCGGCAGGATGGGCAAGAAAGGAAGGGCGGTGACCTTCATAATGCCCGGCGAGTTCAGGAGGCTCCGCTACATCGCCCAGACCGCGGGCGTTGAGATACGCAAGTCCGAGCTGAGCGAGGAGATTCCGCGCGAGTACCGCGAGAGATATGAGAGGGAGAGCCAGAGGAACAGCGGTTCAAAGGGCTACCGCAGGAACCCGGGCCACTCGAGGAGCTACGGCAGGGACGGAAGAGGCAGAAGGAGAAACTACTCCGACGGCTACTCCCACGATTACCGCTATTGA
- a CDS encoding AAA family ATPase — MYFDERPKARREDLYDRERELEDILNSINSRKPLILLKGIRRLGKTSLLRVALNEAKLPHVIVDLRGVNPNSRRDLYLRFQAALNEYLLKNAPLLKRLKDKIRLIDGVRISGVGVSLSWKNPETLYSLVSALESEGFLIAFDEVQEIRGPAGKGLASLIAHFYDYGETSFILTGSEIGLLYEFIGIEDPTAPLYGRVFHEIELSRFSREQSIDFLRKGFEQAGIEAPSEILEDAVNRLDGIVGWLVKFGTISLREGLSKKTVDIVLEEASKMALGELDRFLEKRPLARKRYLTVLHAIARGRNTWSELKRELEKAEKREITDATLARLLDALLKASFIEKRVNGRNITYHIADPVLEFALKG, encoded by the coding sequence TTGTACTTCGATGAAAGACCCAAGGCCAGGAGGGAGGATCTCTATGACAGGGAGAGGGAGTTGGAAGATATACTGAACTCCATAAACTCACGGAAGCCCCTCATACTGCTCAAAGGAATACGCAGGCTTGGAAAGACTTCCCTCCTAAGGGTGGCCCTCAACGAAGCGAAACTCCCTCACGTTATAGTTGACCTCCGGGGAGTGAACCCCAACTCAAGGCGCGACCTCTACCTTCGATTTCAGGCGGCGCTCAATGAATACCTCCTGAAAAACGCGCCCCTGCTCAAAAGATTGAAGGACAAGATTAGACTTATAGACGGCGTGAGAATTTCCGGTGTTGGAGTCTCGCTCTCGTGGAAGAACCCCGAAACGTTGTATTCACTGGTCTCTGCCCTTGAGAGCGAGGGGTTCCTAATAGCGTTCGATGAGGTTCAGGAGATTAGAGGGCCGGCCGGAAAGGGGCTGGCCTCATTAATAGCCCATTTCTACGACTACGGAGAGACGAGCTTCATATTAACTGGAAGTGAGATTGGACTGCTCTATGAATTCATAGGTATTGAGGACCCCACCGCCCCCCTCTATGGAAGGGTTTTTCACGAGATAGAGCTTTCACGGTTCTCAAGAGAGCAGAGCATCGATTTTTTGCGTAAAGGCTTTGAACAGGCAGGGATAGAAGCCCCCAGTGAAATTCTGGAAGATGCAGTTAATAGGCTTGACGGCATAGTTGGGTGGCTCGTTAAGTTTGGGACGATCTCTCTCAGAGAGGGGCTGAGCAAAAAAACGGTAGATATAGTTCTTGAAGAGGCTTCAAAGATGGCTTTGGGAGAGCTTGATCGCTTCCTTGAGAAGAGACCCCTCGCAAGAAAGCGATATTTGACGGTTCTCCATGCGATAGCCCGGGGGAGAAACACCTGGAGCGAGCTAAAAAGGGAGCTTGAAAAAGCGGAAAAGCGTGAGATAACGGATGCAACCCTTGCAAGACTCCTCGACGCCCTCCTAAAGGCCTCGTTTATAGAGAAAAGGGTTAACGGCAGGAACATCACCTACCACATAGCCGACCCCGTGTTAGAGTTCGCGTTGAAGGGATGA